Proteins found in one Deltaproteobacteria bacterium genomic segment:
- a CDS encoding diacylglycerol kinase family lipid kinase yields MTTYDTIFIVNPASKRGSVLVKKLNLPDWIKQHQLSASVFFTERPGHGIQLAKQFTKSGVKKIIVVGGDGTVSEIVHGIFSAGVTKRPSLGVLAAGTGSDFARMIKSQWGLGEGCDWLLHTRSQTIDVGKLVLTDQAGKNPRERYFINIADIGLGAEVARRVNESKKAFGKLSYLVVLIKSFFTYSALKVKMTFADQSFSDLLTALVVANGAYFGGGMKIAPAASLNDGQLDLVFIKRLSFWSVLTKAPFEIMQVFRGERMKRIPVLYKRIRQLQVESLEDRPLLLDIDGETDSAYQVQFEVIPQALELLVPASHV; encoded by the coding sequence ATGACCACTTACGATACGATTTTTATCGTTAATCCTGCTTCCAAGCGCGGTAGTGTTTTAGTGAAAAAATTAAATTTACCCGATTGGATTAAGCAACATCAACTTTCAGCTAGCGTTTTTTTTACCGAAAGGCCCGGCCATGGCATTCAATTGGCCAAGCAATTCACTAAAAGCGGTGTAAAAAAAATCATTGTGGTGGGAGGGGATGGGACGGTTTCTGAAATAGTTCATGGTATTTTTAGTGCAGGGGTTACCAAGCGCCCGAGCCTTGGGGTGTTGGCGGCGGGTACGGGTAGCGATTTTGCTCGCATGATCAAAAGCCAGTGGGGGTTGGGAGAGGGCTGTGATTGGTTACTTCATACCCGAAGTCAAACGATTGATGTGGGTAAATTGGTTTTAACCGATCAAGCCGGCAAAAACCCTCGCGAGCGCTATTTTATTAACATTGCCGATATTGGGTTGGGGGCTGAGGTGGCACGTCGGGTCAATGAATCCAAAAAGGCCTTTGGAAAGTTGAGCTATTTAGTTGTTCTCATCAAATCTTTTTTTACCTATTCTGCTTTGAAAGTTAAAATGACTTTTGCCGATCAATCTTTTTCGGATCTGTTGACGGCTTTAGTGGTGGCCAATGGGGCCTATTTTGGTGGGGGGATGAAAATTGCCCCTGCAGCAAGCTTAAATGACGGGCAATTAGATCTGGTTTTTATTAAACGATTATCATTTTGGTCTGTGCTCACCAAGGCACCTTTCGAGATCATGCAAGTTTTTAGGGGTGAGCGAATGAAAAGGATTCCGGTCCTTTACAAAAGAATCCGCCAATTGCAGGTAGAGTCTTTGGAAGATCGCCCCCTGTTGCTTGACATCGATGGCGAAACCGATTCGGCTTATCAAGTGCAGTTTGAAGTGATTCCCCAAGCCCTTGAATTGCTCGTCCCAGCTTCTCATGTTTAA
- a CDS encoding (Fe-S)-binding protein, with the protein MVLTNEKMMDYCTFCPKMCKFSCPASEAEPNETYTPWGKMQVAKLLTERALPLNANLSLASYKCLDCLRCKEYCTHGVDVPSALHQVRVNAVSDHWAPPEVYAFEQKFHQCNNPYGKNLIAEIKKKLPEKFYQKTSDVLYWPSCHTLNFYPEKILATLELFEKLKLQNVSVYLSDIQCCGYPLWALGFEREFEELAEVQYYSLRNCHTILTDGAECTSLLTNIYSQKSFPLVNKVVHLLEFLQPYLEKVDYHMKTQLMGPYVYYDSFFLSRHLGMVELPRTLLEHMTGLKPLELGNHGKDVEACGVGGGYEWLFPELAQKMAQKIIAEVETKKIHKIITANSSEQAMLSSVTKTCQVQDLLSLLSKIIL; encoded by the coding sequence ATGGTACTGACCAACGAAAAAATGATGGATTATTGCACTTTTTGCCCCAAGATGTGCAAATTTTCTTGCCCGGCCAGTGAGGCAGAACCCAATGAAACCTACACGCCTTGGGGCAAGATGCAGGTGGCTAAGTTGCTAACCGAACGGGCGTTGCCGTTAAATGCCAATTTAAGTTTGGCAAGTTATAAGTGCCTCGATTGTTTACGCTGTAAAGAATATTGCACCCATGGGGTGGATGTTCCCAGCGCCTTGCATCAAGTAAGGGTTAATGCGGTGAGTGATCATTGGGCCCCACCTGAGGTGTATGCCTTTGAGCAAAAATTTCATCAATGCAATAATCCTTATGGGAAAAATCTTATTGCGGAAATAAAAAAGAAACTTCCTGAAAAATTTTATCAAAAAACAAGCGATGTTTTGTATTGGCCGAGTTGTCACACCTTAAATTTTTATCCAGAAAAAATATTAGCGACGTTAGAACTCTTTGAAAAATTAAAGCTGCAAAATGTTTCTGTTTATTTATCAGACATTCAATGTTGTGGCTATCCGCTATGGGCGCTGGGGTTTGAACGAGAATTTGAAGAGCTTGCCGAGGTGCAATATTATTCTTTGCGCAATTGTCATACGATTTTAACCGATGGGGCAGAATGTACTTCTTTGTTAACCAACATTTATTCGCAAAAAAGTTTTCCTTTGGTCAATAAAGTGGTTCATCTTTTAGAATTTCTTCAACCCTATTTAGAAAAAGTTGATTACCATATGAAAACTCAATTAATGGGGCCTTATGTTTATTATGATTCTTTTTTCCTTTCTCGCCATTTAGGCATGGTTGAATTACCGCGCACCCTCTTGGAACATATGACGGGGCTTAAGCCCCTAGAGTTAGGCAATCATGGAAAAGATGTTGAGGCTTGTGGAGTGGGGGGTGGTTATGAATGGTTGTTCCCTGAGCTTGCTCAAAAAATGGCACAAAAAATAATTGCTGAAGTAGAAACAAAAAAGATCCACAAAATTATTACGGCTAATAGCAGTGAACAGGCTATGCTGTCCTCCGTTACCAAAACCTGTCAGGTGCAAGATCTCTTGTCGCTTTTAAGCAAAATCATTTTATGA
- a CDS encoding FAD-binding oxidoreductase: MIEIDESASYVLVWGDDTLAQISQTLKKKGYVLPYLTLAPDRFNAHDCLAKRLPNLYGHAFGGIENICIGYEMILNSGEVLRVRPCPRSAVGPSLKNIFMGAGHGWGIFSKAYFKILPKPEKEWVGALSFPTHEMLLAYEQQLLGRGFYFPLYGRSQIVNKIDSRQYPFAFLFMLWGKAKWVRAKVEAMQDLAKPFTHQGVESGHPVAQKIKKLLYEEYPPPLGRDEMKTKEDILAKKIRQSLFKD, encoded by the coding sequence ATGATCGAAATTGATGAAAGTGCATCTTATGTTTTGGTGTGGGGAGATGACACCTTAGCGCAGATTAGCCAAACTTTAAAAAAGAAGGGCTATGTGTTGCCCTATCTTACTTTGGCCCCTGATCGGTTCAATGCCCATGATTGTTTAGCCAAGCGGTTACCCAATTTGTATGGCCATGCCTTCGGTGGGATTGAAAATATTTGCATTGGTTATGAAATGATTTTGAATTCGGGAGAAGTTTTGCGCGTGCGCCCTTGCCCGCGCTCGGCGGTGGGGCCATCGCTTAAGAATATATTCATGGGGGCAGGTCATGGGTGGGGCATCTTTTCAAAAGCCTATTTTAAAATTTTGCCAAAACCCGAAAAGGAATGGGTTGGCGCCTTGTCTTTTCCAACTCATGAAATGTTGTTGGCCTATGAGCAGCAACTTTTGGGGCGGGGCTTTTACTTTCCTTTGTATGGCAGGAGTCAAATTGTTAACAAAATAGATTCTAGGCAATATCCCTTTGCCTTTCTTTTTATGTTGTGGGGAAAAGCAAAATGGGTTCGTGCCAAAGTAGAAGCCATGCAAGACTTAGCCAAGCCTTTTACTCATCAAGGGGTTGAATCGGGTCATCCTGTGGCACAAAAAATTAAAAAATTACTTTATGAAGAATATCCACCCCCTTTGGGGAGAGATGAAATGAAAACAAAAGAAGATATTTTAGCCAAGAAAATCCGACAAAGCCTTTTTAAAGATTAG
- a CDS encoding FAD-binding oxidoreductase, whose product MLSYPPPKRDLKKALRSLFRDDQVSWLDRDRLSYGRDCNSKAILQIRHHQLRYPPDAIVWPEDVLQIVKLVQWCQQHEVPLIPFGGGSGVCGGTWAVEGGIALDIKRMNQVSHLDLTHLQVTAQTGIGGEVLERHLNAQGVTLRHFPSSIYSATLGGYLACRSAGQLSTQYGKIEDMVTGMEVVLPQGEVLHLSPEHHPTGEVDLKELFMGSEGTLGIITEATLKIHHLPEAEKFCAFRFGDLKLGLKAIQHLLQLNIFPAVVRLYDEVDSLVAKSYDEAAEQSLPCWEGWSKQIGHWVKKLALYKPNMANQITGLLPTGCLLILGFEGLQKVIEAEVAITEELFKTYHAKNLGEGPGLYWKRHRYDVSYKLSPLFDEGFFADTMEVATTWDNLLPLYHKVRASMSPYALVLAHFSHAYQEGCSIYFTFAGHQPTLETSEALYDKIWDKALKACFEAGGTISHHHGVGLLKATYMKKEWGVAHPWLCKIKKRLDPNNIMNPGKLGLINRPIIV is encoded by the coding sequence ATGTTATCTTATCCTCCCCCCAAGCGAGATTTAAAAAAGGCCTTACGCAGTTTATTCCGTGATGATCAGGTCAGTTGGTTAGATCGGGATCGTTTAAGTTATGGCCGAGATTGCAACAGCAAGGCCATCTTACAAATTCGTCATCATCAGCTTCGCTATCCTCCCGATGCCATCGTGTGGCCAGAAGATGTTCTGCAAATTGTTAAATTGGTGCAATGGTGCCAGCAGCATGAAGTGCCGCTTATTCCTTTTGGCGGCGGCTCTGGAGTTTGTGGCGGGACCTGGGCTGTTGAGGGTGGGATTGCTTTGGATATAAAACGCATGAATCAGGTATCCCATTTAGATTTGACTCATCTCCAAGTGACCGCACAAACCGGTATTGGGGGAGAGGTGTTAGAAAGACATTTAAACGCCCAAGGGGTGACGCTGCGGCATTTTCCCTCTTCGATTTATAGTGCAACCTTAGGTGGGTATTTGGCTTGTCGTTCGGCCGGGCAACTTTCTACTCAATATGGCAAGATTGAAGACATGGTTACCGGCATGGAGGTTGTGTTGCCCCAAGGTGAGGTGCTGCATTTGAGCCCAGAGCATCATCCAACGGGTGAGGTTGATTTGAAAGAGCTGTTTATGGGGAGTGAAGGCACTTTGGGTATTATTACCGAAGCCACTTTAAAAATTCATCATTTGCCTGAAGCCGAAAAATTTTGTGCGTTTCGCTTTGGGGATTTAAAACTGGGGCTTAAGGCCATTCAGCATTTGTTGCAACTGAATATCTTCCCTGCCGTGGTGAGACTTTATGATGAAGTCGATAGCCTCGTTGCCAAATCTTATGACGAAGCGGCTGAGCAGAGTCTGCCTTGCTGGGAAGGTTGGTCAAAACAAATCGGTCATTGGGTCAAAAAACTTGCTTTGTATAAACCTAATATGGCCAATCAAATAACCGGATTATTGCCCACCGGATGTTTGCTGATTTTAGGTTTTGAAGGTTTACAAAAAGTGATTGAAGCCGAGGTAGCCATTACTGAAGAATTATTTAAAACTTATCATGCCAAAAATTTGGGTGAAGGGCCGGGCCTTTATTGGAAGCGGCATCGCTATGATGTGTCTTATAAGTTGTCGCCCCTGTTTGACGAAGGTTTTTTTGCCGACACCATGGAAGTGGCAACCACCTGGGATAATCTTTTGCCTCTTTATCACAAAGTGCGTGCTAGCATGTCGCCCTATGCCCTAGTATTGGCCCACTTTTCCCACGCCTATCAAGAAGGGTGTTCGATTTATTTTACGTTTGCTGGCCACCAGCCAACTCTTGAAACCTCAGAAGCCCTTTATGATAAAATTTGGGATAAGGCCTTAAAAGCTTGTTTTGAGGCCGGTGGCACGATTAGTCACCATCATGGGGTGGGGCTGCTCAAGGCAACTTATATGAAAAAAGAATGGGGAGTCGCGCATCCGTGGTTGTGTAAAATAAAAAAGCGACTTGACCCCAACAATATTATGAATCCAGGGAAATTAGGGCTTATTAACCGTCCCATCATAGTATAG
- a CDS encoding 4Fe-4S dicluster domain-containing protein, which yields MVRAIQAYLSLAWNFMVNGLFRFLAPPQRAADKFLEYYQEDKIITLGSAEKGLFFAASHCIHCGLCDAVCPKLAYPSRIATTSIRSTLSYSYIDFMDQAYCVQCGRCEQSCPKQVPLRKIAEFIMETSRRF from the coding sequence ATGGTAAGAGCAATTCAAGCTTATTTGAGCCTGGCGTGGAATTTTATGGTTAATGGCCTATTTAGGTTTTTGGCCCCACCCCAAAGAGCAGCAGATAAATTTCTTGAATATTATCAAGAAGATAAGATAATCACCTTGGGCAGTGCTGAGAAGGGGCTTTTTTTTGCGGCTAGTCATTGTATTCATTGTGGGCTTTGTGATGCCGTTTGTCCCAAATTAGCCTATCCAAGCCGCATAGCCACAACTTCGATTCGCAGTACGCTTTCATATTCCTATATTGATTTTATGGATCAGGCTTATTGTGTGCAGTGTGGGCGTTGTGAACAAAGTTGCCCCAAGCAAGTTCCGCTACGAAAGATTGCTGAATTTATTATGGAGACATCGCGTCGGTTTTAA
- the rplM gene encoding 50S ribosomal protein L13, translating into MIKKFTKSFSKEQTKPSWYLIDLRNQVLGRAASQIAQILRGKHKPTYTPHADTGDFIVAINAKHIRVTGNKASQKKYYRHSGFIGGIKERDYATVLAKDPGFIIYEAVKGMLPKTHLAKHLITKLKVYPDEAHPHQAQSLQMFTLGA; encoded by the coding sequence ATGATTAAAAAATTTACTAAAAGCTTTTCTAAAGAACAAACCAAACCCAGTTGGTATCTTATTGATTTACGCAATCAGGTATTGGGTAGGGCCGCAAGTCAAATCGCTCAGATCTTAAGAGGCAAACATAAGCCGACTTACACCCCCCATGCCGATACCGGTGATTTTATCGTGGCCATTAATGCCAAACATATTCGCGTCACAGGAAATAAGGCCTCGCAAAAAAAATATTATCGCCATTCAGGTTTTATTGGTGGAATCAAAGAACGCGATTATGCCACCGTGTTGGCTAAAGACCCTGGGTTTATCATCTATGAAGCCGTTAAGGGCATGTTGCCTAAAACTCATTTGGCCAAACATTTAATAACTAAACTAAAAGTCTACCCCGACGAAGCCCATCCCCACCAAGCCCAGTCTTTACAAATGTTTACTTTAGGAGCATAA
- the rpsI gene encoding 30S ribosomal protein S9, which yields MVTNKKQFYGTGKRKAAIARVRLLPGEGKFTINGQYGLNDYFKRAIYAMVIVQPFEATGNLGRFDVLATLEGGGTSGQAEALRHGISRALLELNSDYRKPLRRGGFLTRDPRVKERKKYGLRKARKATQYSKR from the coding sequence ATGGTTACGAATAAAAAGCAATTTTATGGCACCGGAAAAAGAAAGGCCGCTATTGCACGCGTAAGGCTTCTGCCGGGCGAGGGTAAATTTACCATCAATGGGCAATACGGTTTAAATGATTATTTCAAGCGAGCCATCTATGCGATGGTGATTGTCCAACCCTTTGAAGCCACGGGTAACTTGGGCCGTTTTGATGTTCTAGCCACCTTAGAAGGTGGTGGGACTTCAGGGCAAGCCGAGGCCTTACGTCATGGCATTTCTCGAGCCCTCCTGGAGCTCAATTCTGATTACCGTAAACCACTGCGTCGTGGTGGGTTTTTAACACGTGATCCCAGAGTCAAAGAACGAAAGAAATACGGCCTGCGTAAGGCACGCAAGGCCACCCAGTACAGTAAACGGTAA
- a CDS encoding N-acetyl-gamma-glutamyl-phosphate reductase, which produces MHSSIQVAIIGATGYTGEELLRLLFQHPYAEIAAVTSQQHVGKPISSFYPQFSRLTHLSFEDLAVEKISQNTELVFLCLPHHESAKIAAQFLEKGLKVVDLSADFRLHDLKVYEKFYGPHQAPAWLKQAVYGIPEFFKEKIKSAQLIANPGCYPTSILLALAPLLKAKLIHTQGIICDSKSGMSGAGRNTVEEILQKEMRQNFKAYKVGTHRHTPEIEQGLSILAGEPIKVTFTPHLLPVMRGILSTIYCKTKGQVTLSALQNAFKDFYQHSPFVQLLENQESPRLHDVQMTNLCQIALHFDPNLQQITLLSAIDNLTKGASGQAIQNMNLLCNFPETSGLLPS; this is translated from the coding sequence ATGCATTCTTCTATCCAAGTCGCTATTATTGGCGCAACGGGTTACACCGGAGAGGAACTTTTACGGCTCCTTTTCCAGCACCCTTATGCTGAAATCGCTGCGGTTACTTCCCAACAACACGTGGGAAAACCGATCAGCTCTTTTTACCCTCAGTTTAGCAGACTCACTCACTTATCTTTTGAAGATTTAGCTGTTGAAAAAATTTCTCAGAACACAGAGCTGGTTTTTTTATGTCTACCCCATCATGAGTCAGCCAAAATCGCAGCACAATTTTTAGAAAAGGGGCTTAAAGTCGTCGACCTTTCCGCCGATTTTCGTTTGCATGATCTAAAGGTCTATGAAAAATTCTACGGCCCCCATCAAGCCCCTGCCTGGCTTAAACAAGCCGTTTATGGAATCCCTGAATTTTTTAAAGAAAAAATTAAATCTGCCCAACTCATCGCTAACCCGGGTTGCTACCCAACCAGTATCTTATTAGCCCTGGCCCCACTTTTAAAAGCCAAGCTCATCCATACCCAAGGTATCATTTGTGATTCAAAATCGGGGATGTCAGGTGCGGGCAGAAACACGGTCGAAGAAATCTTGCAAAAAGAGATGCGACAAAATTTTAAAGCCTACAAAGTAGGCACCCATCGACATACCCCTGAAATCGAACAAGGTTTGTCAATCTTGGCAGGAGAACCCATTAAGGTTACTTTTACCCCTCATTTGCTCCCGGTGATGAGGGGGATCTTAAGCACGATTTATTGCAAAACCAAAGGCCAGGTTACTTTGTCTGCACTACAAAACGCTTTTAAAGACTTTTATCAGCATAGCCCCTTTGTTCAGCTATTAGAAAATCAAGAATCTCCTCGTTTACACGACGTGCAAATGACCAACCTCTGTCAAATCGCTTTGCACTTTGACCCGAACCTCCAACAAATCACCCTGCTTTCAGCCATCGATAATTTAACCAAGGGTGCCTCGGGCCAAGCCATCCAAAACATGAACCTCTTGTGCAATTTCCCAGAAACCTCAGGGTTATTGCCTAGCTAA
- a CDS encoding type II toxin-antitoxin system MqsA family antitoxin, translating into MKKNSQKLCPLCGGDRKKGKTTFTADTGKGVVVVRNVPASICIQCGESWINAKAAKSLESVTAKARSMGAEIEVVAL; encoded by the coding sequence GTGAAAAAGAATTCTCAGAAATTATGTCCGTTATGTGGTGGGGATCGAAAAAAAGGTAAAACTACTTTTACAGCCGATACAGGAAAGGGCGTGGTGGTGGTTCGGAATGTCCCTGCCTCAATTTGTATTCAGTGTGGAGAATCGTGGATAAACGCAAAAGCGGCCAAATCACTAGAATCTGTGACAGCAAAGGCACGTAGTATGGGAGCAGAGATCGAGGTTGTTGCACTATAA
- a CDS encoding DUF4258 domain-containing protein produces MSINLGKFRKAISKGRFEWRQHTLERLVQRQISQEQVIAVLRRGFIIEEYLADKPYPSALFYGRILNKVPLHVVAAFDERNQWVYIVTVYTPDLKYFESDYKTRRMKK; encoded by the coding sequence ATGTCCATCAACCTCGGCAAATTTAGAAAAGCGATTTCTAAAGGCAGGTTTGAGTGGCGGCAGCATACATTGGAACGACTCGTTCAAAGGCAGATCTCCCAAGAACAAGTAATTGCAGTACTCAGGAGAGGTTTTATTATAGAGGAATATCTTGCAGATAAGCCATATCCCAGTGCTCTGTTTTATGGTAGAATTTTGAACAAAGTCCCACTGCATGTGGTCGCAGCCTTTGACGAGAGAAATCAATGGGTTTATATTGTTACGGTTTATACCCCCGATTTGAAATATTTTGAAAGCGACTATAAGACGAGGAGAATGAAAAAGTGA
- a CDS encoding CTP synthase: protein MKTKLIFVTGGVVSSLGKGLASASVGALLECRGLKITLMKLDPYINVDPGTMNPLQHGEVFVTDDGAETDLDLGHYERFTHAKLSKLSNITTGKIYHSVIEKERRGEYLGKTVQVIPHITDEIKSRIIRATQDVDLGIIEIGGTVGDIESLPFLEAIRQLRYDLGKENVLYIHLTLIPHMDTSGELKTKPTQHSVQKLREIGIQPDILLCRTKLPLNQEIKSKIALFCNVNPDCVFQAIDVKSIYQVPLEFREEGIDEKIIELLNIWTKAPDLKPWEDLINRINHPTHEIKIGVVGKYVDLTDSYKSLNEALIHGGIENDCKVLLKFVDSEKLEALPEVSTAFQDVDAILVPGGFGNRGIEGKIKAIQYARENKVPFFGICLGMQLACIEFARHVCRLREANSKEFDPNTAHPIIALMEQQKAVINKGATMRLGAYLCRIKKGTLANRIYGETEISERHRHRYEFNNEYLDRLGAKGMVFSGTSPDGSLVEIVEIKKHPWFLGCQFHPEFKSKPMTAHPIFSNFIAHALKCRVKADWKDLKEKKLTKGLTLESSGKNPQETQERTAKS from the coding sequence TTGAAAACCAAATTAATTTTTGTAACCGGCGGCGTGGTGAGTTCTTTAGGTAAAGGGCTTGCCTCTGCAAGTGTTGGGGCGTTGTTAGAATGCCGAGGGCTAAAAATCACCCTCATGAAGTTAGACCCCTATATCAATGTGGACCCTGGCACCATGAACCCCCTCCAACATGGTGAAGTTTTTGTCACCGACGATGGCGCCGAAACCGACCTTGACCTAGGCCATTACGAACGCTTCACCCACGCTAAACTTAGCAAACTCAGCAACATCACCACCGGGAAAATCTATCACTCGGTCATTGAAAAAGAACGGCGCGGAGAATATTTGGGCAAAACCGTCCAAGTCATTCCGCATATCACCGACGAAATCAAAAGCAGAATCATTCGAGCCACGCAAGATGTTGATTTAGGCATTATTGAAATTGGCGGAACTGTGGGCGATATTGAATCGCTGCCTTTCCTCGAAGCTATTCGCCAACTTCGTTACGACCTTGGCAAAGAAAACGTCTTATATATTCACTTAACGCTGATCCCCCACATGGACACTTCGGGGGAATTAAAAACCAAGCCCACGCAACATAGTGTGCAAAAACTACGTGAAATCGGTATTCAACCCGACATTTTACTCTGCCGCACCAAATTGCCACTCAATCAAGAAATTAAAAGTAAAATCGCCTTGTTTTGTAATGTTAATCCTGATTGTGTTTTTCAAGCGATCGATGTGAAAAGCATTTATCAAGTCCCCCTTGAATTCCGAGAAGAAGGCATTGATGAAAAAATCATTGAACTCCTCAACATTTGGACCAAAGCCCCTGACCTAAAACCCTGGGAAGATTTAATTAATCGCATTAATCACCCCACCCACGAAATTAAAATTGGCGTCGTGGGGAAATATGTTGACCTAACCGACAGCTATAAAAGCTTAAACGAAGCGCTGATTCATGGTGGTATTGAAAATGATTGTAAGGTTTTATTAAAATTTGTTGATTCAGAAAAACTTGAAGCCCTGCCCGAAGTAAGCACGGCCTTTCAAGATGTCGATGCCATCCTAGTACCCGGAGGATTTGGCAATCGAGGCATTGAAGGTAAAATCAAGGCCATTCAGTATGCGCGCGAGAACAAAGTCCCCTTTTTCGGCATTTGCCTTGGCATGCAATTGGCCTGTATTGAATTTGCCAGACACGTTTGTCGACTGCGCGAGGCCAATAGTAAAGAATTCGATCCCAACACAGCGCACCCCATCATTGCCCTGATGGAGCAACAAAAAGCTGTCATCAATAAAGGCGCGACCATGCGCTTGGGCGCCTATCTTTGTCGCATCAAAAAAGGTACCTTGGCCAATCGCATTTATGGAGAAACCGAAATTTCTGAACGGCATCGGCATCGTTATGAATTCAATAATGAATATTTAGATCGGCTCGGAGCAAAGGGGATGGTATTTTCCGGAACTTCTCCTGATGGTTCGTTGGTAGAAATCGTTGAGATTAAAAAACACCCTTGGTTTTTAGGCTGTCAATTTCACCCTGAGTTTAAATCAAAGCCCATGACCGCTCACCCCATTTTTAGCAACTTTATTGCCCACGCCCTCAAATGTAGGGTCAAAGCCGACTGGAAAGATCTTAAAGAAAAAAAATTAACCAAGGGCTTAACCCTAGAATCTTCAGGAAAAAATCCTCAAGAAACACAAGAGCGAACCGCCAAATCGTAA
- the rpoN gene encoding RNA polymerase factor sigma-54 translates to MALTLQQNLKLAQSLVITPQLQQAIKLLQLSHVELIDVVQQELMENPLLEEAAEVEELPKEPPEILVEKQELESEVPTTTHPAELEVGAQSTDLSKEPKDFDWENYLNTYNNSYGQTEHFERDSDDGNLSYETVASSKTSLFDHLIWQLHLSKLSPKEMEIGAEIIGNFDEDGYLNASVDEITNQLNEPTTPEEVESVLKRIQNFDPIGVGARSLQECLLVQIEHLEHDRDLLRNLISNFMHELERKDYSRIARGLKISPHKVKFLIKTIHSLDPKPGLSISISEAQYISPDVYVKKVGDEWVILLNEDGLPRLQVSSYYKNMISRGSNGNGKTEAKEYVQGKLRNAVWLIRSIQQRQKTLYKTAKTIVKLQKEFFESGIGSLKPMTIKDVANEIEMHESTVSRVTTNKYMHTPHGILELKFFFSSAISTTDGTRVAAESIKDRIKHLISSEDHGHPYSDQDIVESLKKTNVIIARRTVAKYREMLGILPSSQRKHAFK, encoded by the coding sequence ATGGCACTGACTTTGCAGCAAAACCTCAAACTCGCCCAATCCCTTGTCATTACACCGCAATTACAACAAGCTATTAAGCTGCTTCAATTATCCCACGTTGAATTAATTGATGTGGTGCAACAAGAACTCATGGAAAATCCCCTGTTAGAAGAAGCGGCCGAAGTAGAAGAATTACCCAAGGAACCCCCCGAAATTTTAGTTGAAAAACAAGAACTTGAAAGTGAAGTCCCCACCACCACCCACCCCGCTGAACTTGAAGTAGGGGCACAATCTACCGATCTTTCCAAAGAACCCAAAGACTTTGATTGGGAAAATTATCTCAATACTTATAATAATTCTTACGGCCAAACCGAGCATTTTGAACGAGACTCCGACGATGGTAATCTGAGTTATGAAACAGTGGCCTCTTCCAAAACGAGTTTGTTTGATCATCTCATTTGGCAATTACACCTTTCAAAACTTTCCCCTAAAGAAATGGAAATTGGGGCTGAAATCATCGGCAATTTTGATGAAGATGGTTATTTAAATGCGTCGGTTGATGAAATAACCAACCAATTAAACGAACCCACAACCCCTGAAGAAGTCGAGTCGGTTTTAAAAAGAATTCAAAATTTCGACCCCATTGGAGTGGGGGCACGCAGCCTGCAAGAATGCCTATTGGTTCAAATTGAACATTTAGAGCACGATCGTGACTTGTTGCGAAACCTCATTTCTAATTTTATGCACGAATTAGAAAGAAAAGATTACTCCCGCATTGCCAGGGGTTTAAAAATTTCGCCTCACAAGGTAAAATTTTTAATCAAAACAATTCATTCGTTAGATCCAAAACCAGGCCTATCTATTTCAATTTCAGAAGCCCAATACATTTCACCCGATGTTTATGTTAAAAAAGTAGGCGATGAGTGGGTCATTCTTTTAAACGAAGATGGTCTGCCTCGCCTGCAGGTGAGTTCTTATTATAAAAACATGATTTCTCGTGGCAGCAATGGCAATGGTAAGACCGAGGCCAAAGAATATGTGCAAGGCAAATTGCGCAATGCGGTCTGGCTGATCCGCAGCATTCAGCAACGCCAAAAGACCCTTTATAAAACGGCTAAAACCATTGTTAAATTACAAAAAGAATTTTTTGAAAGCGGAATTGGGTCTTTAAAACCCATGACCATTAAGGATGTAGCCAACGAAATTGAAATGCATGAATCAACCGTTTCCAGAGTGACCACCAATAAATACATGCACACCCCTCACGGCATTTTAGAATTAAAATTCTTTTTCAGTAGCGCCATTTCCACCACTGATGGCACTCGGGTGGCGGCTGAATCCATCAAAGACAGAATTAAACATCTGATTTCGAGCGAAGATCATGGTCACCCTTATAGTGACCAAGACATTGTTGAAAGTCTCAAAAAGACAAATGTCATCATTGCTCGCCGCACCGTCGCCAAATATCGTGAAATGCTGGGTATCCTGCCTTCTTCCCAACGCAAACACGCCTTCAAATAA